Proteins from one Flammeovirgaceae bacterium genomic window:
- a CDS encoding Fic family protein, translating into MKEQFKIIPSDLLPAYLEQVPKGLQEAFEALHDAEISTDTFSFYTSVSSVFSSKIEGEDIELDSYIKHKKFGIEFLPDYTKKIDDLYNAYSFAKTHELNEKNISEAHRLLSKHIVAKSKQGKFRTQNMYVSTPDGRIEYVAASPFEVEPGMKKFFHDVAILLNAELTIEEVFFYASMIHLVFVKIHPWNDGNGRSARLIEKWFLAEKLGEKAWFVQSEKHYYQQHQTYYKNIRLLGLEYPDLDYKQALPFLLMLPNAVFNG; encoded by the coding sequence ATGAAAGAGCAATTCAAAATAATACCCTCTGATTTGCTTCCTGCCTACTTGGAACAAGTTCCCAAAGGCTTGCAGGAGGCGTTTGAGGCTTTGCATGATGCCGAAATATCTACGGATACATTCAGCTTCTACACTTCGGTATCATCCGTATTCAGCAGCAAGATTGAGGGTGAGGATATTGAACTGGATAGCTATATCAAGCATAAAAAATTCGGTATTGAGTTTTTGCCCGACTACACCAAAAAGATTGATGATTTATACAACGCCTACTCCTTTGCCAAAACCCATGAACTGAATGAAAAAAACATTTCGGAAGCCCACAGACTGCTTAGCAAGCACATTGTAGCAAAAAGTAAGCAGGGTAAATTCCGGACACAAAATATGTACGTCAGTACTCCGGACGGACGGATTGAGTATGTGGCTGCTTCTCCTTTTGAAGTAGAACCGGGAATGAAGAAATTTTTCCATGATGTGGCAATACTGCTTAATGCGGAACTGACCATAGAAGAAGTGTTTTTCTACGCTTCCATGATCCATTTGGTCTTTGTAAAAATCCACCCCTGGAACGATGGAAACGGAAGGAGTGCCCGATTGATTGAAAAATGGTTTTTGGCGGAAAAACTGGGTGAAAAAGCATGGTTTGTACAAAGCGAAAAACACTATTACCAGCAACATCAAACCTATTACAAAAACATCCGCCTATTGGGGCTTGAATACCCGGATTTAGATTACAAACAAGCATTGCCATTTCTGCTGATGCTTCCAAACGCAGTATTCAATGGCTAA